Within the Drosophila kikkawai strain 14028-0561.14 chromosome 4, DkikHiC1v2, whole genome shotgun sequence genome, the region ttattctgcgaaaaaattcataaaataaataaaacttaaatgtATTTTGAATGCAATTCCAATTTTACATATGTCCTTATTTATTAGGTGATTTTACGTaacacttaatataatattgtACAAACTTAGTATATTTAAGTACAAAATATTCTTGATTATAATGGCAGAAGCTTACTCTAAAACCGTATACCTAAAAATAGGATTACTATGCATTTCTCTTTTACAAAGTACTATCTTCACTGTTAACTTACATATTATTTAGCTGACGTTGCTTCAAAAAATCCCGGAAACTTGCTATTTTGCGGCGAATAATTGCTTTGCTCAGCTCCCAAATTAACATAATGCTGTTGTTCGACTTCCCATTCAATGAAACCATTGGGCTCCTCGTAAACCTCACTTATTGGCGGCCAATTAACATTATTCAAAACATCATACTCAAGtctcatatatttttgtttcgatGTAAGCCAGTTTTGATCACGCTTcacttgatattttttaaataccaaATATTCAACGAGAAAACTCTCCACAAAAACATGGCATATGAAGGCTGACAAGCCATAAAGTAACATTACATAACGAAAACTCATTACCGGAGGTACAACGAGTTGGAAAAAATTGGCTATCCATTGGCTCGGATAAACAGTTAAATAGATAATTATACATAAGTTTATAATAAATGCCAAACATAGTGGATAGTTTGACCATAGTGGCTTACGATATGGTGCACCTTTAGAGAAGACAAAGGCGAGGATTATGTATTGGAAGCTGGAAATGCAAAACATAGTATAGTTTTCATAACAACCCAAATGCTCTTCATCCGACTGAGACTGAAAGGGTTCGAACCAGGGCTGCAGATGCAAGTGAAACCAGCCTGAAAGCAGAATGAAATTTTGTTGGTTATTACATAAAACACGGTacaaattcaaagaaaaagAGAACCACCCAATGAACCACAAGGCATCGTAGTCGcacttaaaaacaatataaatcgGTGAACATTGATTCAAGACAAGATTGATAATtgctaaaattatttttttttttaatatcaagaatatagaattttaagaattagTCTTTAAAACACTGTTTTCAGAAAACTTAAGCGTCGTTACAATTATGCGGGTAACATTCCAAATATTCAacgtaaactatttttaaaaacttaattttttgaaaattctaACTAGATGTAATACTTTAGCAAACTGACTCAATGTCGACatatatattacttttatatataactGTATATATAgcagggaaaatgtaaagctgttaatttcaaatacataattaaattagGTTTTTTTATACACTAATGTTTTGGTAATTTTACCAAAaccaaataatattatatatctcctcttaattttatttgaccaAAATGGAGcaattcttaatgatccaattaggaactgcaagggtatataaaatTCGGCGTGCGAAGTTTTCTTCATTTCTAGTTTgttgaaaaattaatattgtataATGCTTACCCGCCATCTGAAATCCGGTTACCACAGTCAAATGCAGCAGTAGGGAAGCCAATGGAGTTAAAGATATCAACGAGCTAAGAGGAACCTGCTTAACCAAATTGCCATCAAATGATTCCGTTTTTCCAAAAAAGAAGGCAAATATGGATATTAAACCAAGATCTACATATAGATATTGTTTATCAGTTAGATTCGAATCGATTGAATAGAGAATCATAACAGAAATAAATTGAACAAGTGAATAAGCGGCcatgtatttaaaaatgccaaaagagGTGACCAGCGCCGCCCGTCCTTCCTTTATCACATTAATAACGGAAGCAATTGTTGGGCTTCGTGAGGTAAATGGCGATGCTATGGAGGATTCTGTTTCACTTAGAGAAATGCCAGCATGAGCTACCTTAAGAGCACCACAATCATTGGCTCCATCGCCACACATGGCCACACAgtaatccaaattctgaagctCCATTATTAACGCCTGCTTTTGATCCGGTGACATTCTGGCATAGATAGAGCCACGAGTTAATATATTCCCCAATTTTTCCggaaaattttcttttatgatTTGCCAAGTTTTGCCATCCATAGCGAAAACATATTGCTTTCTCCAGCTGTTATCATCCTGAAGTTGTAAACCCACTTCCACATCTGTTATATCCATGTTATGTGTCCATGTTTCTGTTGTTTTAACACTCGCCAAACTATCACTCGTGGGAAGGACAGTGTTTATACTTGATGTACCATCATTAACATCATTATTGGCTATTGAATATGATGATGAATTCAGGGGCATCGGTTTTCCATTACATTCCAGGTGCGATGATGTTATTTTACTGCCCAAATCCAATGTATACTGAAGCTTAAATTGCTGATGCAGACTTTCATTAGCAATATTGGCACGTTTGGAGGAACCAGCTCCCTCAGCTTCTGCTGAACCAAATTGATTAGTGTGGCCAACTGCATCAGCGTGAACTGTTATAACAGCTTGCGCAGTCCTTACAATTCCACAATCCCGAGCCACACTCATCGCTGTTAAAATATTATCGCCAGTTATCATTATCGTACGTATCTTTGCTTCATTTAACGCATTAATAACTCGCGCAGTATCCGGTTTCAGGCGGTTCTCGAGTATTACGAAACCCAAAAATGTTAAGTTCGATTCGACATCCTCCCGGGCTAGTCTCTGAACTTTGGTATAATTCATTTTTGGTGACAAAGCCTTAAAGGCAATGGCAATAATTCGATAACCTTTCTTGGCAAAAGTCGATAGCTGATGCGTGTAGTCATCGGGCAGACTCTGGAGCGTACACAATTTCTGTAGCATCTCTGGTGAACCTTTGCagtaaacattaaaaacttgCGAGCTAAGACAGCGGGTAAGCACCGACATTCGTTGTAAACTGGAAGTGAATGGAAATTCTCGTACAATTCCATGATCAAAGGTTCGCTCATTATGGGAAATTCCAACGGAAGCCAATATATCATCAACCGAAGATTGTCGTTTAATTTCCTTGGGAATATATttatcgttatcgttatcgttTGCCGTTACCGCCATTCTTGGTTGCCTCAAAATGGTTGGATAAAGCAAACCATATTTTTCATTATCTGGTATATTGCTTGAATCTTCTAGAGTCCAGCCTGTGGACTGAAACATCTTTAGATCCAGCGGATCACCCATCAAAATACCGTTCATTACGGTAATCGAGTGACAAGTGACCATTCCGAAAAGAAAATGATCGTACGGCAATCGTTTGACGttttttaatggaatttgaaattgattcGTTGATGATTTTGGTAAAACGCCCCACATATCTAGACCATCTTCGGTAAGGGTCCCAGTCTATAAGTAATACAAAATACAGacagaaataatttataaaaaaaaagaaacaagaaagagAGTAAGGTACTCCTCCATTCCGTTCGGTTTCGATTaagaatataacaaaattagATAAAAGTAGATGGAAATATTCTAGATATGAAGGACTAACCTTATCAAAGCAACAGCAATTAATGCTTCCAGCCACATTAATCGATCGGGGcgaaatgcaaaatatttcGCTAACCTTTAAACGTTTCTGTGCATAGAATCGTCCAACCGTCATTGCTGCTGGCAGGGCTGGTGGGACAACAATAGTGATCAAATCCAAAGATTCAACAGCTATTTTGACAGGATCTGTGCCACGTAATatctgaaatattaaaaaaaaatttttttaatacaaagtAGAAAAAGAAATGACTCTAATTTTCCATATCAACAAGTAGATGAAagacataatttttttctattagtTTTCCGATCAAGCATATATGATAAGAGCTCCAGAAAgtaagctaacttcggcacgtcAAAAATGTTTGACGTTTGATTTTGAATTTAGATCTTAAACAATTGATTACTTTTGCTTAAATGAAGTACTTtaagatatataaaacaaaatgatATAAGAATtcggttttaataaaatgacaAGTGAATCATTTGGGGAATTTGGGGAATCAATTGGGAACATAACATATTTAACCAATTCTACTGCTACACACATAGAgcttttttaaagtttattatacattttattttacaaagtaacttaatttattttgacaaaAGTCAAAATGTTGACTTCCAGTTCTAATACCAAAtcaggaaaaaaattaaaaaataaaaatgccacGTGAGTACCTCGGGACACATATCCTTTATcgaattcaaaatatttgtttgttgtatctgatgattctgtggacagttaggatgatTTTTAAACGTTTTTATCGAAACAAAACATGTCCTTTTTATGCCCTTGcaaggtattataattttagtcagaagtcaaggagtcatttccgaccctataaatcatatctTCTTGATCAGCCGAGTCGATCGGTCTGTTCGTATGTATGTCCGTTGCTACGCAAACTAGCTTTAAAACtataaagctatctgaatgaaactttgcaggtAGTCTTTTGACTACTCTCACTTTTATATATGTTAGAAAGGGCCAATCGGGTGTATTCGTAAAGCTGCCATACAGCTTACTTTGCTggttttcaacatattttcatctaaTCTTGAGAT harbors:
- the anne gene encoding polyamine-transporting ATPase 13A3 isoform X1, producing MFTNDDSCGIAIGSTRTEALQMNSIPPKVVTKNLQFRDLEDFDTEQNSPELSGIATKNKLLKLNWWHSSAQSREVEQQNNLENNNTLLNCCGNNTPKTKPILSFHHEEHHHDAKSEPNMEEYEYLKDSHRLVDASEPCTTGGILNPGQEDQMQIIGYRRSRIRTILCWTCILLTAGILRLVLHWWRHLYLFATCCQCSLENAEQVLITEDYQGKHKLYHVKRIQVLSGNNLKTLLPKENDGMDLENPLGLSVHFTSAQFKRCSTLRIFRCKQLVYAWDNSQNGFRRINGLDLNIFCSYYHQQKGLSMDEQLSRRIVFGDNAITVPLRDVKTLLFLEVLNPFYVFQIFSVILWFTYDYYYYACVILLMSMFGITVSVLQTKKNQDVLIKTVYNTGNALVVDPHGLSKECPTESLVPGDIIEIPSSGCTMQCDAVLLSGNCILDESMLTGESVPVTKTPLPSKRDVIYDKKEHARHTLFCGTKVIQTRYIGSKKVLAFVINTGNITAKGELIRSILYPPPVDFKFEQDSYKFIQFLALIACIGFIYTLVTKILRGTDPVKIAVESLDLITIVVPPALPAAMTVGRFYAQKRLKVSEIFCISPRSINVAGSINCCCFDKTGTLTEDGLDMWGVLPKSSTNQFQIPLKNVKRLPYDHFLFGMVTCHSITVMNGILMGDPLDLKMFQSTGWTLEDSSNIPDNEKYGLLYPTILRQPRMAVTANDNDNDKYIPKEIKRQSSVDDILASVGISHNERTFDHGIVREFPFTSSLQRMSVLTRCLSSQVFNVYCKGSPEMLQKLCTLQSLPDDYTHQLSTFAKKGYRIIAIAFKALSPKMNYTKVQRLAREDVESNLTFLGFVILENRLKPDTARVINALNEAKIRTIMITGDNILTAMSVARDCGIVRTAQAVITVHADAVGHTNQFGSAEAEGAGSSKRANIANESLHQQFKLQYTLDLGSKITSSHLECNGKPMPLNSSSYSIANNDVNDGTSSINTVLPTSDSLASVKTTETWTHNMDITDVEVGLQLQDDNSWRKQYVFAMDGKTWQIIKENFPEKLGNILTRGSIYARMSPDQKQALIMELQNLDYCVAMCGDGANDCGALKVAHAGISLSETESSIASPFTSRSPTIASVINVIKEGRAALVTSFGIFKYMAAYSLVQFISVMILYSIDSNLTDKQYLYVDLGLISIFAFFFGKTESFDGNLVKQVPLSSLISLTPLASLLLHLTVVTGFQMAGWFHLHLQPWFEPFQSQSDEEHLGCYENYTMFCISSFQYIILAFVFSKGAPYRKPLWSNYPLCLAFIINLCIIIYLTVYPSQWIANFFQLVVPPVMSFRYVMLLYGLSAFICHVFVESFLVEYLVFKKYQVKRDQNWLTSKQKYMRLEYDVLNNVNWPPISEVYEEPNGFIEWEVEQQHYVNLGAEQSNYSPQNSKFPGFFEATSAK
- the anne gene encoding polyamine-transporting ATPase 13A3 isoform X2, producing the protein MQIIGYRRSRIRTILCWTCILLTAGILRLVLHWWRHLYLFATCCQCSLENAEQVLITEDYQGKHKLYHVKRIQVLSGNNLKTLLPKENDGMDLENPLGLSVHFTSAQFKRCSTLRIFRCKQLVYAWDNSQNGFRRINGLDLNIFCSYYHQQKGLSMDEQLSRRIVFGDNAITVPLRDVKTLLFLEVLNPFYVFQIFSVILWFTYDYYYYACVILLMSMFGITVSVLQTKKNQDVLIKTVYNTGNALVVDPHGLSKECPTESLVPGDIIEIPSSGCTMQCDAVLLSGNCILDESMLTGESVPVTKTPLPSKRDVIYDKKEHARHTLFCGTKVIQTRYIGSKKVLAFVINTGNITAKGELIRSILYPPPVDFKFEQDSYKFIQFLALIACIGFIYTLVTKILRGTDPVKIAVESLDLITIVVPPALPAAMTVGRFYAQKRLKVSEIFCISPRSINVAGSINCCCFDKTGTLTEDGLDMWGVLPKSSTNQFQIPLKNVKRLPYDHFLFGMVTCHSITVMNGILMGDPLDLKMFQSTGWTLEDSSNIPDNEKYGLLYPTILRQPRMAVTANDNDNDKYIPKEIKRQSSVDDILASVGISHNERTFDHGIVREFPFTSSLQRMSVLTRCLSSQVFNVYCKGSPEMLQKLCTLQSLPDDYTHQLSTFAKKGYRIIAIAFKALSPKMNYTKVQRLAREDVESNLTFLGFVILENRLKPDTARVINALNEAKIRTIMITGDNILTAMSVARDCGIVRTAQAVITVHADAVGHTNQFGSAEAEGAGSSKRANIANESLHQQFKLQYTLDLGSKITSSHLECNGKPMPLNSSSYSIANNDVNDGTSSINTVLPTSDSLASVKTTETWTHNMDITDVEVGLQLQDDNSWRKQYVFAMDGKTWQIIKENFPEKLGNILTRGSIYARMSPDQKQALIMELQNLDYCVAMCGDGANDCGALKVAHAGISLSETESSIASPFTSRSPTIASVINVIKEGRAALVTSFGIFKYMAAYSLVQFISVMILYSIDSNLTDKQYLYVDLGLISIFAFFFGKTESFDGNLVKQVPLSSLISLTPLASLLLHLTVVTGFQMAGWFHLHLQPWFEPFQSQSDEEHLGCYENYTMFCISSFQYIILAFVFSKGAPYRKPLWSNYPLCLAFIINLCIIIYLTVYPSQWIANFFQLVVPPVMSFRYVMLLYGLSAFICHVFVESFLVEYLVFKKYQVKRDQNWLTSKQKYMRLEYDVLNNVNWPPISEVYEEPNGFIEWEVEQQHYVNLGAEQSNYSPQNSKFPGFFEATSAK